One Marasmius oreades isolate 03SP1 chromosome 2, whole genome shotgun sequence DNA segment encodes these proteins:
- a CDS encoding uncharacterized protein (BUSCO:EOG09264FVQ): protein MSSPLSSITKPLQLPLSSATLAAINGYLSELQPDEILQWAIEYLPDLYQTTAFGLTGLVAIDMLSKITTSPPPLIFLDTLYHFKETYALVDEVRERYNQPIHVFKPEGCETMQDFEAKYGERLWEVDENTYDFAVKVEPARRAYDQLGVKAVITGRRASQGGDRASLKPLEVDSTGLMKLNPLYAWPFAMVEWYITDNKVPKNKLLDQGYRSVGDWHSTTKVAPGQDERAGRWAGQEKTECGLHRDYFVMEAAAKARELSIPAAIATSA from the exons ATGTCTTCGCCTCTTTCGTCTATTACCAAGCCACTTCAACTTCCACTTTCCTCTGCGACGCTAGCTGCGATCAATGGCTATCTATCAGAACTCCAACCAGACGAAATTCTTCAATGGGCAATCGAATATCTTCCCGACCTCTATCAGACGACAGCATTCGGTCTGACAGGCCTGGTGGCTATCGACATGCTCTCCAAGATCACCACTTCGCCACCTCCTCTCATATTCCTCGATACCTTGTACCACTTCAAAGAAACCTATGCGCTCGTAGACGAAGTGAGGGAAAGATACAATCAACCCATACACGTGTTCAAGCCCGAAGGATGTGAAACCATGCAGGACTTTGAAGCCAAATATGGTGAGAGACTATGGGAAGTCGACGAAAATACTTATGACTTTGCAGTCAAG GTTGAACCCGCACGGAGGGCGTATGATCAACTAGGTGTTAAAGCAGTCATAACCGGCCGACGAGCATCCCAAGGGGGTGACCGAGCGTCATTGAAGCCGTTAGAGGTTGACTCAACAGGCCTTATGAAGCTCAATCCTCTCTATGCCTGGCCCTTTGCAATGGTAGAATGGTACATTACCGACAACAAAGTTCCCAAGAACAAGTTACTTGACCAAGGCTATCGTAGCGTGGGAGACTGGCACAGTACGACAAAGGTTGCCCCTGGTCAGGATGAGAGGGCCGGAAGATGGGCCGGGCAGGAGAAGACAGAGTGTGGACTTCACAGAGATTATTTCGTGATGGAGGCGGCGGCGAAAGCG CGTGAACTATCGATTCCGGCCGCGATTGCCACCTCGGCATAG